A genomic segment from Streptomyces sp. NBC_00237 encodes:
- a CDS encoding ATP-binding cassette domain-containing protein, which produces MIEAVGLTKRYGAKTAVYNLSFQVRPGAVTGFLGPNGSGKSTTMRMILGLDRPTSGHVTIGGHAFRDLPNAPRQVGALLDAKAVHGGRSARNHLLSLAQLSGIPAGRVDEVLGVVGLQEVARRRSNGFSLGMGQRLGIAAALLGDPQVLLFDEPVNGLDPEGILWVRNLMKMLAAEGRTVFVSSHLMSEMALTAEHLIVIGRGQLLADMSVKDFIAANSAGFARVRTPQTEPAQREKLTSVLTEAGGRVMPEQDGALRVTGLPLPRISDLAHEADVRLWELAPHQASLEEAYMRMTQGAVDYRSTDDQLAGFAPPQPPGGALPGGALPGAQTAVVQTPPQQGWYAPPPPQPGVPHPGVPGSGATAPVPAADNPYARPTAPAEAAQAPTPAQAPTPAPAPPPADLTKSDADTTTPEDAR; this is translated from the coding sequence ATGATCGAGGCAGTCGGCCTGACGAAGCGCTACGGCGCCAAGACGGCCGTGTACAACCTTTCCTTCCAGGTGCGGCCGGGTGCCGTGACCGGGTTCCTGGGGCCCAACGGCTCCGGGAAGTCCACCACCATGCGCATGATCCTCGGACTCGACCGTCCCACGTCCGGACACGTCACCATCGGCGGCCACGCCTTCCGCGACCTGCCCAACGCGCCCCGCCAGGTCGGCGCGCTGCTCGACGCGAAGGCCGTACACGGCGGGCGCAGCGCCCGCAACCACCTGCTCTCCCTGGCCCAGCTCTCCGGCATCCCGGCCGGCCGGGTCGACGAGGTGCTGGGCGTCGTCGGCCTCCAGGAGGTCGCCCGCCGCCGTTCCAACGGCTTCTCGCTCGGCATGGGCCAGCGGCTCGGCATCGCCGCGGCCCTGCTCGGCGACCCGCAGGTGCTGCTCTTCGACGAGCCGGTCAACGGCCTCGACCCCGAGGGCATCCTGTGGGTGCGCAACCTGATGAAGATGCTGGCCGCCGAGGGCCGTACGGTCTTCGTCTCCTCGCACCTGATGAGCGAGATGGCGCTGACCGCCGAGCACCTGATCGTGATCGGCCGGGGCCAACTGCTCGCCGACATGAGCGTCAAGGACTTCATCGCCGCCAACTCCGCCGGGTTCGCCCGGGTCCGCACCCCGCAGACCGAGCCCGCGCAGCGGGAGAAGCTGACCTCCGTACTCACCGAGGCGGGCGGCCGGGTGATGCCGGAGCAGGACGGCGCGCTGCGCGTGACGGGGCTGCCCCTCCCCCGGATCTCCGACCTCGCGCACGAGGCGGACGTACGCCTGTGGGAACTGGCGCCGCACCAGGCGTCGCTGGAGGAGGCGTACATGCGGATGACGCAGGGCGCGGTCGACTACCGCTCCACCGACGACCAGCTCGCGGGCTTCGCCCCGCCGCAGCCGCCGGGCGGTGCGCTGCCCGGCGGTGCCCTGCCGGGTGCGCAGACCGCCGTCGTGCAGACCCCGCCGCAGCAGGGCTGGTACGCGCCGCCGCCCCCGCAGCCGGGCGTGCCGCACCCGGGCGTGCCGGGGTCGGGTGCGACCGCTCCGGTACCGGCGGCGGACAACCCGTACGCACGGCCCACCGCACCGGCCGAGGCAGCCCAGGCCCCGACCCCGGCCCAGGCCCCGACCCCGGCCCCGGCCCCGCCTCCGGCCGACCTGACCAAGAGCGACGCAGACACCACCACCCCCGAGGACGCCCGATGA
- a CDS encoding ABC transporter permease subunit, producing the protein MTTPSTPHAQPFPQPGPQGAVSAPEQHWPGGGQQPGYLSPVPQRRATLADALASEWTKIRSVRSTLWNFGVLLALILGIGALITAALSSNDVPQDQSPLSLGFIGVLLGIMPVMTLGVMTIASEYGTGMIRTTLTACPSRARVLAAKAIVFAVLTFVVTLVATTLASALLAGALGGRSSTALWLWTTVGVSAYVALIGLFALAIGTLLRHSAGAITLMIGFVLLPLVTALFLAATPLGEVQNFLLEYSIPSQLGVFYGTPMVDGAPGGWEALGIMGGLTAVFLGLAFYVQDRRDV; encoded by the coding sequence ATGACGACCCCCTCGACCCCGCACGCGCAGCCGTTCCCCCAGCCGGGCCCGCAGGGGGCCGTCTCCGCGCCCGAGCAGCACTGGCCCGGTGGCGGGCAGCAGCCCGGTTACCTCTCCCCCGTGCCGCAGCGGCGGGCGACCCTCGCGGACGCGCTCGCCTCGGAGTGGACGAAGATCCGTTCCGTGCGCTCCACCCTGTGGAACTTCGGCGTGCTGCTCGCGCTGATCCTCGGCATCGGCGCACTGATCACCGCCGCACTGTCCAGCAACGACGTGCCCCAGGACCAGTCGCCGCTGTCGCTCGGCTTCATCGGCGTGCTGCTCGGCATCATGCCGGTGATGACCCTCGGCGTGATGACGATCGCCTCCGAGTACGGCACGGGCATGATCCGTACGACGCTCACCGCCTGCCCGAGCCGGGCGCGCGTGCTGGCGGCGAAGGCGATCGTCTTCGCGGTGCTCACCTTCGTGGTGACCCTGGTGGCCACCACGCTCGCCTCCGCCCTGCTGGCGGGTGCGCTCGGCGGCCGGAGCAGCACCGCCCTGTGGCTGTGGACGACCGTGGGCGTCAGTGCGTACGTCGCTCTGATCGGCCTCTTCGCGCTGGCGATCGGCACGCTGCTGCGGCACTCGGCGGGCGCGATCACGCTGATGATCGGCTTCGTGCTGCTGCCGCTGGTGACGGCGCTGTTCCTGGCCGCGACGCCGCTGGGCGAGGTGCAGAACTTCCTGCTGGAGTACTCGATCCCCAGTCAGCTCGGCGTCTTCTACGGCACGCCGATGGTCGACGGCGCTCCCGGCGGCTGGGAGGCCCTGGGCATCATGGGCGGGCTGACGGCCGTCTTCCTGGGGCTGGCGTTCTACGTGCAGGACCGGCGCGACGTCTGA
- a CDS encoding ATP/GTP-binding protein, producing MSPRRNRPRGGMSPTASSGGGGDSPDRFGLQSTETWQGEEWLVRQVSGASAQGKRYRCPGCDQEIPSGVPHLVAWPDYGGVDDRRHWHKACWNAKDRRTTKVQRSRNAPRH from the coding sequence GTGTCCCCGCGCCGCAACCGCCCCCGAGGCGGGATGAGTCCGACCGCGAGCAGCGGGGGCGGCGGTGACTCACCGGACCGCTTCGGACTGCAGAGCACCGAGACGTGGCAGGGCGAGGAGTGGCTCGTGCGGCAGGTCAGCGGGGCCAGTGCCCAGGGCAAGCGCTACCGCTGCCCCGGCTGCGACCAGGAGATCCCCTCCGGCGTCCCGCACCTGGTGGCCTGGCCCGACTACGGCGGCGTCGACGACCGCAGGCACTGGCACAAGGCGTGCTGGAACGCGAAGGACCGCCGCACCACGAAGGTGCAGCGGTCCAGGAACGCGCCCCGGCACTGA
- a CDS encoding LLM class flavin-dependent oxidoreductase: MHIGAFVLAAQFPGQGQGETLHRAVRTAEVAEEAGLDAVWLAEHHFVPYGVCPSAVTLAALMLGRTRRIRVGTAVTVLPTAHPVNVAEQAALLHLTSGGRFSLGLGRGGPWVDLEVFGSGLKAYEEGFPEALDLVLRWLRESRVGAEGERYRFREVAVVPRPDEQLEGAPGPEVVVACTSPKSVKLAAERGLPMLLGMHCGDEDKAEMTALWRRCAREVGRSAEEIALVGHVSAGVVQIADSTADAREILTKSMPGWLKQGLDAHVTVDGRHRVMRDPVAYTEKLCALHPVGTPQLAADRLAATAERTGITRFALLTEGSGDLAGTEENVRRLGTEVRSLLS, encoded by the coding sequence ATGCACATTGGAGCTTTCGTACTGGCGGCCCAGTTCCCAGGCCAGGGTCAGGGGGAGACGCTGCACCGGGCGGTGCGGACGGCCGAGGTCGCGGAGGAGGCGGGGCTCGACGCGGTCTGGCTGGCCGAGCACCACTTCGTTCCGTACGGCGTGTGTCCGTCCGCCGTGACGCTGGCCGCGCTGATGCTCGGCCGCACCCGCCGCATCCGGGTCGGCACGGCGGTGACGGTGCTGCCGACCGCGCACCCGGTCAACGTGGCGGAGCAGGCGGCCCTGTTGCACCTGACCTCGGGCGGGCGCTTCTCGCTCGGGCTGGGGCGCGGTGGGCCCTGGGTCGACCTGGAGGTCTTCGGCAGCGGGCTCAAGGCGTACGAGGAGGGCTTCCCGGAGGCCCTGGACCTCGTACTGCGCTGGCTGCGCGAGTCCCGCGTGGGGGCGGAGGGCGAGCGGTACCGCTTCCGCGAAGTGGCCGTCGTACCGCGCCCCGACGAGCAGTTGGAGGGTGCGCCGGGTCCCGAGGTGGTCGTCGCGTGCACCTCGCCGAAGAGCGTGAAGCTGGCCGCCGAGCGCGGGCTGCCGATGCTGCTCGGCATGCACTGCGGGGACGAGGACAAGGCGGAGATGACCGCCCTGTGGCGGCGCTGCGCGCGCGAGGTGGGCCGCAGCGCCGAGGAGATCGCGCTCGTGGGACATGTCTCGGCGGGGGTCGTCCAGATCGCCGACAGCACGGCGGACGCCCGCGAGATCCTCACCAAGTCGATGCCCGGCTGGCTGAAACAGGGTCTCGACGCGCACGTCACCGTAGATGGACGGCACCGGGTGATGCGGGACCCGGTGGCGTACACCGAGAAGCTGTGCGCACTACACCCGGTGGGCACGCCGCAGTTGGCGGCGGACCGGCTCGCGGCCACCGCGGAGAGGACCGGCATCACGCGGTTCGCGCTGCTGACCGAGGGCTCGGGCGACCTCGCCGGGACGGAGGAGAACGTCAGGCGGCTGGGCACCGAGGTGCGGTCCCTGCTCAGCTGA
- a CDS encoding SCO5389 family protein yields the protein MSLDVSPALLEQAERGEVDEADFVDCVRTSLPFAWEMISSLVAQLKVDGGQFADNQTPPPNEQARGQLLRALASDAIRGSLERHFGVRLAFQNCHRVAVFPLDSSVDERLARFTSIRGQLLNQSPELRDC from the coding sequence ATGTCGCTCGACGTCTCACCGGCACTGTTGGAACAGGCCGAGCGAGGCGAGGTCGACGAAGCCGACTTCGTCGACTGCGTCCGGACCTCCCTGCCCTTCGCATGGGAGATGATCAGCTCGTTGGTGGCCCAGCTGAAGGTCGACGGCGGCCAGTTCGCCGACAACCAGACGCCGCCGCCCAACGAGCAGGCCCGTGGCCAGCTGCTGCGGGCACTGGCGAGTGACGCCATTCGCGGGTCGCTCGAACGTCACTTCGGAGTACGTCTCGCGTTCCAGAACTGCCACCGCGTCGCGGTGTTCCCGCTGGACTCCTCGGTCGACGAGCGGCTCGCCCGCTTCACGTCGATCCGCGGCCAGCTGCTCAACCAATCGCCGGAACTGCGGGACTGCTGA
- the nucS gene encoding endonuclease NucS: MRLVIARCSVDYAGRLTAHLPSAPRLILVKADGSVSIHADDRAYKPLNWMSPPCTLKEGTGDEAGVWTVINKAGEKLIITMEEVLHDSSYVLGTDPGLIKDGVEAHLQELLADRIETLGDGYTLIRREYMTAIGPVDILCRDADGATVAVELKRRGDIDGVEQLTRYLELLNRDPHLAPVTGVFAAQEIKPQARVLATDRGIRCVVLDYNAMRGIEDDKLRLF, from the coding sequence ATGCGTCTCGTCATCGCCCGTTGCTCCGTGGACTACGCGGGCAGGCTCACCGCCCATCTGCCCTCCGCCCCCCGTCTGATCCTGGTGAAGGCGGACGGCAGCGTCTCCATTCACGCGGACGACAGGGCGTACAAGCCGCTCAACTGGATGTCCCCGCCCTGCACGCTCAAGGAGGGCACCGGTGACGAAGCCGGTGTCTGGACCGTGATCAACAAGGCGGGCGAGAAACTGATCATCACGATGGAGGAAGTCCTCCACGACTCGTCCTACGTCCTGGGCACCGACCCCGGTCTCATCAAGGACGGCGTGGAAGCGCACCTTCAGGAACTCCTCGCCGACCGCATCGAGACCCTCGGCGACGGCTACACCCTCATCCGCCGCGAGTACATGACGGCGATCGGCCCGGTCGACATCCTCTGCCGGGACGCCGACGGCGCGACGGTGGCCGTCGAGCTGAAGCGGCGCGGCGACATCGACGGCGTCGAGCAGCTCACCCGCTACCTCGAACTCCTCAACCGCGACCCGCACTTGGCCCCCGTGACCGGCGTGTTCGCCGCCCAGGAGATCAAGCCGCAGGCCCGCGTGCTGGCCACCGACCGGGGCATCCGCTGCGTGGTCCTGGACTACAACGCGATGCGCGGCATCGAGGACGACAAACTGCGGCTCTTCTGA
- a CDS encoding ATP-binding protein: MDPMNRGPEEHGQDNIRNHDERDTSGSARERDPAHRDPAHRDPAGHDPIRRDPMTRDLGPSASPSLARTIQFTSGDFLLTVNPVDGSEIEPCPPGERPAVPVRRPAADRAELARAAKPPVPPGPAVPELPLLERQEEHEQLVGLLSRGRSVRLVGSPGSGRTALLDAVAEECAELAPDGVVRLSGHRRTAAELLQNLFAAVFRAPLHRPDRDELLGHVHEIGAIVVLDDLEFGGEALEELLAATPECAFLLATTPEAAAETPAGFLEEVLLGGLGRGASLELLERAVDRPLTDEEANWAGDLWFESEGLPLRFVQAGALLRQRDVLRADPGAFDEYGYFTEAPLDAPFDAEDGHDVPLPTLAEGIAPVAPLAARLSESARDTLRFALALGGEVPHQAHLPALVGDTHADAALGELVASGLLSPSGASYRLAAGVAVQLENAGYGDDAVEHAFNAAQHYAWWAGHPSVTAERISAESDAVLSALAALVPGTEAGHPSAAVLLARTAAPAFAAGMQWGAWERSLRTGAEAARIAGEVGEEAYFHHELGILALCSGQLDRARAELETSVGLRGALSDRRGTVAARRALALVTDRSGGARPPLVLPSPSAGSVSVTASRSPFDSPFNPFENEYDGYGSDRPSAGEEMPAARYEESASPPAGVPASMGADELTEAAGPVVIRRSPSAAGGSGAPSRHSMLSGARRNLVAAGAGALLVAVLGTVVTLGATGNNPIGGGDRVSPEQSANEDSGRGGLDADKADGSSGGNSTGGGKGPADPGIPAADSTSRGRTTPGATSDPGSTGKPDDKPGRTTPPPTSGKPTDPPTKPPTTDPPTKPPTTDPPTKPPTTDPPTKPPTTDPPTKPPTTDPPTKPPTTDPGPPTTNPDPPTTKPDPPTTKPTDDKPPTGGTSPTGTIA; this comes from the coding sequence ATGGACCCGATGAACCGGGGACCTGAAGAGCACGGTCAGGACAACATCCGCAACCACGACGAGCGGGACACGTCGGGCAGCGCGCGGGAGCGCGACCCGGCGCACCGCGACCCGGCGCACCGCGATCCGGCAGGTCATGATCCGATACGCCGTGATCCCATGACGCGCGACCTGGGTCCGAGCGCGTCGCCTTCGCTCGCCCGCACGATCCAGTTCACCTCGGGGGACTTCCTGCTGACCGTCAATCCGGTCGACGGAAGCGAGATCGAACCCTGCCCGCCCGGTGAACGGCCCGCCGTTCCCGTGCGCCGCCCGGCCGCCGACCGCGCCGAACTGGCGCGGGCGGCCAAGCCGCCGGTCCCGCCGGGCCCCGCCGTGCCCGAACTGCCGCTCCTGGAGCGGCAGGAGGAGCACGAGCAACTGGTGGGGCTGCTGTCGCGCGGACGTTCCGTGCGGCTCGTCGGCTCGCCGGGATCGGGCCGTACGGCGCTGCTCGACGCCGTCGCCGAGGAGTGCGCCGAGCTCGCGCCGGACGGCGTCGTACGGCTCTCCGGTCACCGTCGTACGGCGGCCGAACTGCTCCAGAACCTGTTCGCCGCCGTCTTCCGGGCCCCGCTGCACCGGCCCGACCGGGACGAACTGCTCGGCCACGTCCACGAGATCGGCGCGATCGTCGTCCTGGACGACCTGGAGTTCGGCGGGGAGGCCCTGGAGGAGCTGCTCGCCGCCACGCCCGAGTGCGCGTTCCTGCTCGCCACCACGCCCGAGGCCGCCGCCGAGACGCCCGCCGGATTCCTCGAAGAGGTGCTGCTCGGCGGGCTCGGGCGGGGGGCGTCGCTGGAGCTCCTGGAGCGTGCCGTCGACCGGCCGCTCACCGACGAGGAGGCCAACTGGGCCGGTGATCTGTGGTTCGAGTCGGAGGGGCTGCCGCTCAGGTTCGTGCAGGCGGGGGCGCTGCTGCGGCAGCGTGACGTGCTGCGCGCCGACCCGGGGGCCTTTGACGAGTACGGGTACTTCACCGAGGCGCCGCTCGACGCGCCCTTCGACGCCGAGGACGGGCACGACGTACCGCTGCCCACCCTCGCGGAGGGCATCGCCCCGGTCGCGCCGCTGGCCGCCCGGCTCAGCGAGTCCGCCCGGGACACGCTGCGCTTCGCGCTGGCGCTCGGCGGCGAGGTCCCGCACCAGGCGCACCTGCCCGCGCTGGTGGGCGACACCCACGCGGACGCCGCGCTGGGCGAACTCGTCGCGAGCGGACTGCTGTCCCCGTCCGGCGCGTCCTACCGGCTGGCCGCCGGGGTCGCCGTACAGCTGGAGAACGCGGGGTACGGCGACGACGCGGTCGAGCACGCGTTCAACGCCGCGCAGCACTACGCCTGGTGGGCCGGTCACCCCTCGGTGACGGCGGAGCGGATCTCCGCCGAGTCGGACGCCGTGCTGTCCGCGCTCGCCGCCCTCGTGCCGGGCACGGAGGCGGGGCACCCGAGTGCCGCCGTGCTCCTGGCCCGTACGGCTGCTCCCGCTTTCGCGGCGGGCATGCAGTGGGGCGCCTGGGAGCGGTCGCTGCGCACGGGCGCGGAGGCGGCCCGGATCGCCGGTGAGGTCGGCGAAGAGGCGTACTTCCACCACGAGCTGGGGATCCTGGCGCTCTGCTCCGGTCAACTTGACCGGGCACGCGCCGAGTTGGAGACCTCGGTGGGGCTGCGCGGGGCGCTTTCCGACCGGCGCGGTACGGTCGCCGCCCGGCGGGCCCTGGCGCTGGTCACCGACCGCAGCGGGGGAGCGCGGCCGCCGCTGGTGCTGCCTTCGCCCTCGGCCGGTTCGGTGTCGGTGACGGCGTCGCGCTCGCCGTTCGACAGCCCGTTCAACCCCTTCGAGAACGAGTACGACGGTTACGGATCGGACCGTCCTTCGGCGGGCGAGGAGATGCCCGCCGCCCGGTACGAGGAGTCCGCTTCGCCGCCCGCCGGGGTTCCGGCCTCGATGGGCGCGGACGAACTCACCGAGGCCGCAGGGCCCGTGGTCATCCGCCGCAGCCCTTCGGCGGCGGGCGGCTCCGGTGCGCCGAGCAGGCACTCCATGCTCAGCGGCGCCCGGCGCAACCTGGTCGCGGCGGGGGCGGGTGCGCTGCTGGTCGCCGTGCTGGGCACCGTGGTGACGCTCGGAGCCACCGGCAACAACCCGATCGGAGGGGGAGACCGGGTCTCCCCCGAGCAGTCCGCCAACGAGGACTCCGGCCGGGGCGGCCTCGACGCCGACAAGGCCGACGGCTCCTCGGGCGGCAACTCCACCGGCGGCGGCAAGGGGCCCGCCGACCCGGGCATTCCGGCGGCCGACTCCACCAGCCGGGGCAGGACCACGCCCGGCGCGACCTCGGACCCCGGATCGACCGGCAAGCCGGACGACAAGCCCGGCAGGACGACACCGCCGCCCACCAGCGGCAAGCCCACCGATCCGCCGACGAAGCCTCCGACGACTGATCCGCCGACCAAGCCGCCGACGACGGACCCGCCGACGAAGCCCCCGACGACCGATCCTCCGACGAAGCCTCCGACGACGGACCCGCCGACCAAGCCGCCGACGACCGACCCGCCGACGAAGCCTCCGACGACGGACCCGGGCCCGCCGACGACCAATCCGGACCCCCCGACGACGAAGCCGGACCCGCCGACGACGAAGCCCACCGACGACAAGCCCCCGACGGGCGGAACCTCGCCCACGGGCACGATCGCCTAG
- a CDS encoding STAS domain-containing protein: protein MHIRGDHVELVVGGRLDVRSAADARTVLHSAVDDGAGDLVLDLTELDSWDATGLGVIMGAHRRAGRCGRRLVLRGVPPQMQRLLVATRLHRILAIEGGLAADSLPRV from the coding sequence ATGCACATCAGGGGCGATCACGTCGAGCTGGTCGTCGGGGGCCGCCTCGACGTCCGCAGCGCGGCGGACGCCCGTACGGTCCTGCACTCGGCCGTCGACGACGGCGCCGGCGACCTCGTGCTCGACCTGACCGAGCTGGACTCGTGGGACGCCACCGGACTGGGCGTCATCATGGGCGCCCACCGGCGGGCCGGACGGTGCGGGCGACGCCTCGTCCTGCGCGGCGTGCCGCCGCAGATGCAGCGGCTGCTCGTGGCGACCCGGCTGCACCGGATCCTGGCGATCGAGGGCGGGCTCGCGGCGGACTCGCTGCCGCGCGTCTGA
- a CDS encoding 3-hydroxyacyl-CoA dehydrogenase family protein, with protein sequence MARKLAVIGAGLMGSGIAQVSAQAGWEVVLRDVTDAALTRGTDGIKASYDKFVSKGKLSAEDAEAALGRISTTTDLDAVADADIVVEAVFEKLEIKHEIFRTLDKLVRDDAVLASNTSAIPITKIAAVTERPERVVGAHFFSPVPMMQLCELVRGYKTSDETLAKTREFAESVGKTCIVVNRDVAGFVTTRLISALVVEAAKLYESGVASAEDIDLACKLGFGHAMGPLATADLTGVDILLHATGNIYTESQDEKFAPPELMRRMVDAGDIGRKSGQGFYKHG encoded by the coding sequence GTGGCCAGGAAGCTCGCCGTCATCGGTGCCGGTCTCATGGGATCGGGCATCGCCCAGGTCTCGGCCCAGGCGGGCTGGGAGGTGGTCCTGCGCGACGTGACGGACGCGGCCCTGACCCGTGGCACGGACGGCATCAAGGCGTCGTACGACAAGTTCGTGAGCAAGGGCAAGCTGTCGGCCGAGGACGCCGAGGCGGCGCTCGGGCGGATCAGCACGACCACCGACCTGGACGCGGTCGCGGACGCCGACATCGTCGTCGAGGCCGTCTTCGAGAAGCTGGAGATCAAGCACGAGATCTTCCGCACGCTGGACAAGCTCGTACGGGACGACGCCGTGCTCGCCTCCAACACCTCCGCCATTCCGATCACCAAGATCGCGGCCGTGACGGAGCGTCCGGAGCGGGTCGTCGGCGCGCACTTCTTCTCGCCGGTCCCGATGATGCAGCTGTGCGAGCTGGTGCGCGGCTACAAGACGAGCGACGAGACGCTGGCGAAGACGCGCGAGTTCGCCGAGTCGGTCGGCAAGACGTGCATCGTCGTCAACCGGGACGTGGCCGGATTCGTGACGACCCGTCTGATCTCCGCGCTGGTCGTCGAGGCCGCCAAGCTGTACGAGTCGGGCGTCGCCAGCGCCGAGGACATCGACCTCGCCTGCAAGCTGGGCTTCGGCCACGCCATGGGGCCGCTCGCCACCGCCGACCTCACCGGCGTCGACATCCTGCTGCACGCCACCGGCAACATCTACACCGAGTCGCAGGACGAGAAGTTCGCCCCGCCGGAGCTCATGCGCCGCATGGTCGACGCGGGCGACATCGGCCGCAAGAGCGGCCAGGGCTTCTACAAGCACGGCTGA
- a CDS encoding TetR/AcrR family transcriptional regulator, whose translation MAEGLRERKKRQTRQYISDVATGLFLEKGFDAVTIAEIAAASDVSVNTVYNYFPAKEDLFFDRSAGVVDLLARCVRGREKGESAARAVLRELRIDVEAVSPRVGLMEGYDRFLEVVHGAHTLRSRLWSVQQESLENLEKALREDVGAEDGDDLPELVAGQIVWVHSTLMAWIGREMVKGRVPAEVSREALVLLDDMEGLLSEHVLNYAVRDAS comes from the coding sequence ATGGCTGAGGGACTGAGAGAGCGCAAGAAGCGCCAGACCAGGCAGTACATCTCCGACGTGGCCACCGGGCTGTTCCTGGAGAAGGGCTTCGACGCGGTGACGATCGCCGAGATCGCCGCCGCCAGCGACGTCTCCGTCAACACCGTCTACAACTACTTCCCGGCCAAGGAGGACCTCTTCTTCGACCGCAGCGCGGGCGTCGTCGACCTGCTCGCCCGGTGTGTGCGGGGGCGGGAGAAGGGCGAGTCGGCGGCCCGGGCCGTGCTGCGCGAGCTGCGCATCGACGTCGAGGCCGTCTCGCCCCGGGTCGGGCTGATGGAGGGGTACGACCGCTTCCTGGAGGTCGTGCATGGCGCGCACACGCTGCGCTCCCGGCTCTGGTCCGTCCAGCAGGAGTCGCTGGAGAACCTGGAGAAGGCGCTGCGGGAGGACGTCGGCGCCGAGGACGGGGACGACCTGCCTGAGCTGGTCGCCGGGCAGATCGTCTGGGTGCACTCGACGCTGATGGCGTGGATCGGGCGCGAGATGGTGAAGGGGCGCGTGCCCGCCGAGGTGTCGCGGGAGGCGCTGGTCCTCCTGGACGACATGGAGGGGCTGTTGAGCGAGCACGTGCTCAACTACGCCGTACGGGACGCGAGCTGA
- a CDS encoding ABC transporter ATP-binding protein codes for MTAPEPPPPIVSTSNLTRTFPTQAGPVEAVRGIDLTVRPGEILGFLGPNGAGKTTTLRMLTTLLAPTGGTATVAGHDLLTDPTGVRSKIGYVAQSGGVDPHIPVREELVTQGRLYRLTKSQAAARADELAEALDLTAFLDRNCSALSGGQRRRLDIAMGLTHRPEVLFLDEPTTGLDPASRSDLWDLVRRLRSAFGTTVVLTTHYLDEADALSDRLVIIDKGKVVADGTPHALKLRHTGSPDASLQDTFLAITGRAAPAPKDNTPVAV; via the coding sequence ATGACAGCTCCCGAACCCCCGCCCCCGATCGTCAGCACCTCGAACCTGACCCGCACCTTCCCGACCCAGGCGGGCCCGGTCGAAGCCGTCCGGGGCATCGACCTGACCGTCCGCCCCGGCGAGATCCTCGGCTTCCTCGGCCCCAACGGCGCGGGCAAGACCACGACCCTGCGGATGCTCACCACGCTCCTCGCCCCGACCGGCGGCACCGCCACGGTCGCGGGCCACGACCTGCTGACCGACCCCACGGGCGTACGAAGCAAGATCGGTTACGTCGCCCAGTCGGGCGGCGTCGACCCGCACATCCCGGTGCGCGAGGAACTGGTCACGCAGGGCCGCCTCTACCGCCTCACCAAGTCCCAGGCGGCGGCCCGCGCGGACGAACTGGCCGAAGCCCTGGACCTCACCGCCTTCCTGGACCGCAACTGCTCCGCCCTCTCCGGCGGCCAGCGGCGACGGCTCGACATCGCGATGGGGCTCACCCACCGCCCGGAGGTCCTCTTCCTCGACGAGCCGACGACCGGCCTGGACCCGGCCAGCCGCAGCGACCTCTGGGACCTGGTCCGCCGCCTGCGCAGCGCGTTCGGCACGACGGTCGTCCTCACCACCCACTACCTCGACGAGGCCGACGCGCTCTCCGACCGGCTCGTGATCATCGACAAGGGCAAGGTCGTCGCGGACGGCACCCCGCACGCGCTCAAGCTCCGTCACACGGGTTCGCCCGACGCCTCCCTCCAGGACACCTTCCTGGCCATCACCGGACGCGCCGCCCCGGCGCCGAAGGACAACACGCCCGTAGCGGTCTAG